The genomic DNA AAGGTTACAGCCGTCTCGGTGCTGCTCACTTAGGTCTAAACCAGTTCGATGAAGCCGTGGAGGCCTACTCGAAGGGGCTCGAGATTGATCCAAGTAACGAAGGTTTGAAATCGGGTTTAGCTGATGCGAAAGCTTCCGCGTCTAGGTCACGCGCCTCCTCCGCGCCGAATCCGTTTGGTGATGCTTTTCAGGGACCGGAGATGTGGTCGAAATTGACGGCGGATCCATCGACGAGAGGGTTTTTGAAACAGCCTGATTTTGTTAACATGATGCAGGAGATTCAGAGAAACCCTAGCAATCTCAATCTTTATTTGAAAGATCAGAGAGTTATGCAAGCTCTTGGGGTTTTGTTGAATGTTCAAATCAGGTCGCAGCAGGCTGGAGATGAGATGGAGATTGGGGAGGAAGAGATGGCTGTGCCTTCTAGGAAGGAGCCTGAGGTAGAGAAGAAGCGGAAACCTGAGCCGGTGCCTGAACCTGAGCCAGAGtttggagaagagaaggagaagaaggagaagaagcaaaaagcTCAGAAGGAGAAGGAGTTGGGGAATGCTGCGTATAAGAAGAAAGACTTTGAAACTGCAATCCAGCATTACTCCACTGCCATggagattgatgatgaagatatcTCTTATATCACTAATCGTGCTGCTGTTCATCTGGAGATGGGAAAGGTATAGTTTtcaaatctctatatatatatatatgtagttctctctttttttatattagtcTAGAGTGATTTGCTTGGCATGAGGTTATGGGTCTAAGTGTGTATTGTGTGTGTTTAATTCAGTTTGATGAGTGCATCAAGGATTGTGATAAGGCTGTTGAAAGGGGTAGAGAGCTTAGGTCAGATTACAAGATGGTAGCTAAAGCTTTGACTAGGAAAGGAACTGCTTTGGGGAAGATGGCTAAAGTCTCAAAAGACTATGAACCTGTTATTGAGACTTACCAGAAAGCTCTTACTGAGCATCGTAATCCAGAGACGTTGAAGAGACTGAATGAGGCAGAAAGAGCAAAGAAAGAGTTGGAGCAGCAAGAGTATTATGATCCTAGTATCGGTGATGAAGAGCGTGAGAAAGGTATTTGCTTTGCCATTGTATCTTGTTTATGTGAGGAAAGAAACTCTGAAAACTTGGTAAAGGATGCTGAGCTAACATTCTGCCGTGTTTGTGATACAGGTAATGAGTTTTTCAAGGAGCAAAAGTATCCTGAAGCTGTGAGACATTAC from Camelina sativa cultivar DH55 chromosome 7, Cs, whole genome shotgun sequence includes the following:
- the LOC104703884 gene encoding hsp70-Hsp90 organizing protein 2, producing the protein MADEAKAKGNAAFSSGDFDSAVNHFTEAINLTPTNHVLFSNRSAAHASLHHYDEALSDAKKTVELKPDWGKGYSRLGAAHLGLNQFDEAVEAYSKGLEIDPSNEGLKSGLADAKASASRSRASSAPNPFGDAFQGPEMWSKLTADPSTRGFLKQPDFVNMMQEIQRNPSNLNLYLKDQRVMQALGVLLNVQIRSQQAGDEMEIGEEEMAVPSRKEPEVEKKRKPEPVPEPEPEFGEEKEKKEKKQKAQKEKELGNAAYKKKDFETAIQHYSTAMEIDDEDISYITNRAAVHLEMGKFDECIKDCDKAVERGRELRSDYKMVAKALTRKGTALGKMAKVSKDYEPVIETYQKALTEHRNPETLKRLNEAERAKKELEQQEYYDPSIGDEEREKGNEFFKEQKYPEAVRHYTEAIKRNPKDPRAYSNRAACYTKLTAMPEGLKDAEKCIELDPTFSKGYSRKGAVQFFMKEYENAMEAYQQGLKHDPNNQELLDGVRRCVQQINKANRGDLTPEELKERQAKGMQDPEIQNILTDPVMRQVLSDLQENPAAAQKHMQNPMIMNKIQKLISSGIVQMK